ATTCCAGTCGCTGAAGCATTGGCGCCCGTCGCAAGTTCCTTCCTTATCGATTTTCCCGGCTTTGGCGATTCTCCACGCCCGGACGAGACCTGGGGGACGGAGGACTATGGCGACCATATCCTCGACTTTCTCAAGACGGCGCATGGCCTCTCGCGTTTCACCTGGGTCGGACACTCTTTCGGTGGGCGCGTCGGAATGCGCATAGCGGCGAGACATTCCGACGTGATCGATCACCTGGTACTGGTTGCTTCTGCCGGGATCCCGCGCACCCGAACGTCATGGCAGAAACTGAAGGGCCGCCAGCGCGGCCTGGAGTTCAAGTTTCGCAAGGCCATGGCAAATGGCGATGACGCATTGCTCGCGCTGGAAAAGCGATATGGCTCGGTCGACTACATTCACAGCCGCGAGATCGGCATGCGAGACATTTTTGTGCAGACCGTGAATGAAGATCAGACCGCCACCCTGCCCCAGATTCAATGCCCGACCACGATTATCTATGGCGGTCTCGATGTGGATACGCCGGTCGAAGTCGGCAAGCGGCTGGCGGCCGGGATTGCGAACGCCCGTCTGATCGTCTGCCCGCACTATGATCACATCTCGATCCTGGACCGTGGACGCCATCAGATCGCCCTAACGATTAAAGAACGGTTGGGGGCCGAATAGATATGCTGGCCCATCTCCCCTTCGCTATTTTCGTCGCTGCGCTCGCTGGGTTCGGCTGGGTCAGAATCAATACGATCCTGACCTATTTCCAGCAGGAAGAGTATGACAGCTCGCGCTTTCTCGGCGCAGTGGTCCGAGTGCGTTTGTTCGATATCCTTGCCACGCTGGGCCTGATCGGCGTGCTCGTTGCGAACACCTATCTCGGGCTCGGCGCATATGCCTGGCTGATCGCAGCCGCCGTGCTGGTCCTGATCGCACTGCGCGAACGAGGATATACGTACAAGAAGCGGTTGGTTGCGACGGAGCGTCTGAAGCGAATCCGCTGGCTGGCCCGCGGGTTTTATGCTCTCAGCCTCGGCTTGCTGCTTATTCATTTGCTCGCCGTGTTTCTGATCCTGCAGCTCGTCCCGCTCTGGATCATGCTCGCCAATCGCCTGCTGCGT
This DNA window, taken from Hyphomonas sp. Mor2, encodes the following:
- a CDS encoding alpha/beta hydrolase, which gives rise to MTTALKPNLVQIGDPAKPPVVFGHGWGRSYRDFIPVAEALAPVASSFLIDFPGFGDSPRPDETWGTEDYGDHILDFLKTAHGLSRFTWVGHSFGGRVGMRIAARHSDVIDHLVLVASAGIPRTRTSWQKLKGRQRGLEFKFRKAMANGDDALLALEKRYGSVDYIHSREIGMRDIFVQTVNEDQTATLPQIQCPTTIIYGGLDVDTPVEVGKRLAAGIANARLIVCPHYDHISILDRGRHQIALTIKERLGAE